The Desmospora profundinema genome includes a region encoding these proteins:
- a CDS encoding LysE family translocator codes for MEFVIVAATFGISAGFAPGPFMALILTESLSGGWRRGVLASMAPLITDGAMILLSLWMLSAFSPPMFAVMEGVGGLVMFYFGYSTWKIREARPEREEAVAYEGASGLAPLWRGIAVNALNPTAWLFWFTAGGTFLQRAYSAGTIPVLLFLLVFFTLLIGSKVLVAVVTGQRWIGGRLHRTLLMSSGAALWGLGVYALFNGLSYFL; via the coding sequence GTGGAATTTGTTATTGTTGCTGCAACCTTCGGAATTTCCGCAGGGTTTGCACCCGGTCCATTTATGGCGTTGATTTTGACAGAAAGCCTTAGCGGCGGATGGAGAAGAGGAGTCCTTGCATCCATGGCCCCCCTGATTACAGACGGGGCCATGATCCTCTTGTCCCTGTGGATGTTGAGTGCGTTTTCCCCCCCGATGTTTGCTGTCATGGAGGGGGTGGGCGGTCTGGTGATGTTCTATTTCGGCTACAGTACATGGAAGATCCGAGAGGCTCGTCCTGAAAGGGAGGAAGCTGTTGCATATGAAGGGGCGTCTGGGCTTGCGCCACTTTGGAGGGGAATTGCAGTCAATGCGTTGAACCCGACTGCTTGGCTGTTTTGGTTTACCGCCGGAGGTACATTTCTTCAGCGTGCCTATTCTGCCGGGACCATACCGGTACTTCTGTTTTTACTGGTCTTTTTCACTCTGCTGATTGGGAGTAAGGTTCTTGTGGCGGTTGTAACAGGACAGCGTTGGATCGGGGGGCGGTTACACCGAACCCTTTTAATGTCAAGCGGAGCGGCTTTATGGGGGCTCGGTGTTTACGCACTATTCAATGGTCTCTCCTATTTTCTTTGA
- a CDS encoding ASCH domain-containing protein: MNQAEYPQKTCSIERLITRQEDVQRVLAGKKKAQRRNGLYAYPGEQMILENQPFIITAVYRQTLGAMNDRDAVQEGQIDKKAYMSYLNHIHPGVPWSFDMVMWVHEFERAT; this comes from the coding sequence ATGAATCAAGCCGAATACCCCCAAAAAACCTGTTCCATCGAGCGACTGATCACCCGGCAAGAGGATGTGCAGCGGGTGCTGGCAGGCAAAAAAAAAGCCCAACGACGTAACGGTCTTTATGCCTATCCCGGAGAACAAATGATTCTCGAGAACCAGCCATTTATCATCACAGCCGTCTACCGTCAAACCTTGGGTGCCATGAATGATCGGGATGCCGTACAGGAAGGACAAATAGACAAGAAAGCATACATGTCCTACCTCAATCACATCCATCCCGGAGTCCCCTGGTCTTTTGACATGGTGATGTGGGTACACGAGTTTGAACGAGCCACCTGA
- the menC gene encoding o-succinylbenzoate synthase, with the protein MKAERIRLHHIRMQLKQPFANSLTTVTDRDLILVELLTAAGVTGWGECVAFDTPWYTEETVGTAWHMMEDVLMPLLSDTLWDHPDQVSERFDAVRGNRMAKAALEGAVWDAYAKEQDISLAQALGGERERIPAGVAVGTNASVDEMLRQIEERVAEGYRRVKVKVGPGADVDVIAAIRERFPALPLMADANSAYTLEDIHHLKQLDPFELMMLEQPLAADDLVDHARLQQALSTPICLDESLLSREDARRAWELGSCRVVNVKPGRVGGLSEARRIHDFCGTRGIPLWVGGMLESGIARAHNIALASLPHFTLPGDLSASARYWYQDLIHPEVTVREGFITVPNGPGIGFEVDVERVNHLRVRRSDRML; encoded by the coding sequence ATGAAAGCGGAACGAATTCGGCTCCACCACATTCGGATGCAGTTAAAACAGCCCTTTGCAAACAGTCTTACCACAGTGACCGACCGTGATCTCATCCTCGTCGAATTGCTGACGGCGGCCGGGGTAACCGGATGGGGGGAATGTGTCGCTTTCGACACGCCTTGGTATACGGAGGAGACGGTGGGAACCGCCTGGCACATGATGGAGGATGTTTTGATGCCGTTGTTGAGCGATACATTGTGGGACCATCCCGATCAGGTATCGGAACGGTTTGATGCGGTTCGCGGAAACCGGATGGCCAAGGCCGCCCTGGAAGGAGCCGTGTGGGATGCCTATGCCAAGGAGCAAGACATCTCCTTAGCACAAGCGTTGGGCGGGGAACGGGAGCGGATCCCGGCGGGAGTGGCTGTGGGGACCAACGCTTCCGTCGACGAGATGTTGCGGCAGATCGAAGAACGGGTAGCGGAGGGGTATCGCCGGGTGAAGGTGAAGGTGGGTCCCGGTGCCGACGTGGACGTGATCGCCGCGATCCGGGAGCGCTTTCCCGCACTGCCCTTGATGGCCGATGCCAATTCGGCGTATACGTTGGAAGATATCCATCATCTGAAGCAGCTGGATCCTTTTGAACTGATGATGCTGGAACAGCCGTTGGCGGCCGATGATTTGGTGGATCATGCCCGCCTGCAGCAGGCGTTGTCCACTCCGATTTGTCTGGACGAAAGCCTTCTCAGCCGGGAAGATGCCCGTCGGGCATGGGAGCTGGGGAGTTGCCGGGTGGTCAATGTGAAACCGGGTCGGGTGGGGGGGCTGAGCGAAGCGCGTCGCATCCATGACTTTTGCGGAACGCGGGGCATCCCGCTGTGGGTCGGGGGGATGCTGGAATCCGGGATTGCCCGGGCGCACAACATCGCGTTGGCATCGTTGCCCCATTTTACCCTGCCTGGAGATCTCTCCGCTTCGGCCCGCTATTGGTACCAGGATCTGATTCATCCCGAAGTGACGGTGAGGGAAGGATTCATCACAGTTCCAAACGGCCCCGGAATCGGTTTTGAAGTGGATGTGGAACGGGTAAACCATTTGCGTGTTAGACGATCCGACCGAATGCTGTGA
- a CDS encoding MFS transporter: MKPLYIRAGFKRVRWFVFFLLIGSFMLGFFHRFAPGAFAEEISGEFGISASALGTLAAMHFYTYTAMQIPAGIWVDRWGTRFTVSVGAVIAAVGSLWFGLSPTFAWATVGPLLVGIGVSGIFVGMMKTNSLWFSPRHYGAVSGVTMLLGNAGAVMAAGPLAWLLLWFSWRNVLVAAGILSVLLALLTYMWVRDRPEQAGFSSSGQGW, encoded by the coding sequence ATGAAACCACTTTACATACGGGCTGGCTTTAAACGTGTGCGATGGTTCGTGTTTTTCTTATTGATCGGTTCGTTTATGCTGGGTTTTTTTCATCGCTTTGCCCCCGGAGCGTTTGCGGAGGAAATTTCAGGGGAGTTTGGGATTTCAGCCTCTGCGCTGGGAACGTTGGCAGCGATGCATTTTTACACCTACACGGCCATGCAGATTCCCGCCGGCATTTGGGTGGACAGGTGGGGCACTCGCTTCACTGTGTCCGTCGGTGCCGTAATCGCGGCAGTGGGCTCGCTATGGTTCGGACTGTCGCCGACATTCGCCTGGGCGACCGTGGGACCGCTGTTGGTGGGGATTGGAGTGTCGGGTATCTTTGTGGGGATGATGAAAACCAATTCGTTGTGGTTTTCTCCCCGCCATTACGGTGCCGTCAGCGGAGTGACAATGTTGCTGGGCAACGCGGGTGCGGTGATGGCGGCAGGTCCCCTGGCATGGCTGCTTCTGTGGTTCAGTTGGCGGAATGTACTGGTGGCAGCGGGTATTCTCTCCGTATTACTGGCATTGCTCACCTATATGTGGGTGAGGGATCGCCCCGAGCAAGCCGGTTTTTCCTCCAGTGGACAGGGTTGGTGA
- the menB gene encoding 1,4-dihydroxy-2-naphthoyl-CoA synthase: MAVEWKSLRQYEDIKYEYYNGIAKVTINRPEVRNAFRPQTVMEMIDAFSRARDNAEVGVIILAGEGDKAFCSGGDQKVRGHGGYVGDDEIPRLNVLDLQRLIRTIPKPVIAMVSGYAIGGGHVLHVVCDLTIAADNAIFGQTGPKVGSFDAGYGAGYLARIVGHKKAREIWYLCRQYNAQEALDMGLVNTVVPLEKLEEETIQWCEEILEKSPTALRFLKASFNADTDGLAGLQQMGGDATLLYYTTDEAKEGRDAFKEKRKPDFGKFPRFP; this comes from the coding sequence ATGGCTGTTGAGTGGAAGAGCCTTCGTCAATACGAAGATATCAAATACGAATATTATAACGGGATCGCCAAGGTTACGATCAACCGTCCGGAAGTGCGCAACGCATTCCGTCCCCAGACGGTGATGGAGATGATCGATGCGTTTTCCCGCGCACGGGATAATGCCGAGGTCGGGGTGATCATCCTGGCCGGTGAAGGGGACAAAGCCTTCTGTTCCGGCGGGGATCAAAAGGTGCGCGGTCACGGCGGGTACGTGGGGGATGATGAAATCCCGCGTCTCAATGTACTGGACTTGCAGCGGCTCATCCGCACCATTCCCAAACCGGTGATCGCCATGGTATCGGGTTACGCCATCGGGGGCGGTCATGTGCTGCACGTGGTGTGCGACTTAACCATTGCCGCCGACAATGCCATCTTCGGCCAGACCGGACCCAAGGTGGGCAGTTTTGACGCCGGTTACGGTGCCGGATACCTGGCTCGCATCGTCGGCCACAAAAAAGCCCGGGAAATCTGGTATCTCTGCCGGCAGTACAATGCCCAGGAAGCCCTGGACATGGGCTTGGTCAACACCGTGGTTCCTTTGGAGAAATTGGAGGAAGAGACCATTCAGTGGTGCGAAGAGATCCTGGAGAAGTCCCCGACGGCACTTCGCTTCCTGAAAGCATCCTTCAACGCGGACACCGATGGATTGGCGGGTCTCCAGCAGATGGGCGGCGACGCCACGCTCCTCTACTACACCACCGATGAAGCCAAAGAAGGACGGGACGCCTTTAAGGAAAAACGGAAGCCCGATTTCGGGAAGTTTCCCCGTTTCCCGTGA
- a CDS encoding NADP-dependent oxidoreductase, which translates to MAETNRRIQLAERPKGVPDARTFRMEEGSVPEPGDGEVLVRTVYLSVDPYMRGRMNDVKSYVPPFPLNEVLTGGVVGQVEHSRDERFQSGDLVLGMLGWQDYSVAKADELTPVNPELAPPSTALGVLGMPGLTAYFGLLDIGSPQEGETVVVSGAAGAVGSVVGQIAKIKGCRVVGIAGSKEKLRYLTEELQFDAAIDYRSENWQQELKQACPDGVDVYFDNVGGEVSDGVIRLINPFARIPLCGQIALYNLEKPDLGPRIQPFLLVNRVWMKGFIVSDYSRRFKEGLTQLGQWVAQGKIRYREQIVDGLENAPDAFLGLFRGENIGKQLVKVSEIKNG; encoded by the coding sequence TTGGCCGAAACAAATCGCCGCATTCAGCTCGCGGAACGTCCCAAAGGGGTGCCGGATGCGCGCACGTTCCGCATGGAAGAAGGCTCGGTGCCGGAACCGGGAGACGGGGAAGTATTGGTTCGAACCGTTTATCTGTCTGTTGACCCGTATATGCGAGGACGGATGAACGATGTGAAATCGTATGTGCCGCCCTTTCCTCTGAATGAGGTGTTGACGGGAGGGGTGGTGGGTCAGGTGGAACATTCCCGGGATGAACGCTTTCAATCGGGGGATTTGGTGTTGGGGATGCTGGGTTGGCAGGATTATTCGGTAGCCAAAGCCGATGAATTGACCCCGGTCAATCCGGAGCTGGCCCCGCCTTCCACGGCACTCGGCGTGTTGGGGATGCCCGGCTTGACGGCTTATTTTGGTCTGTTGGATATCGGTTCGCCCCAGGAGGGCGAAACCGTGGTCGTATCCGGTGCAGCCGGTGCCGTCGGCTCCGTCGTGGGACAGATCGCCAAGATTAAAGGCTGTCGTGTGGTAGGGATTGCCGGTTCTAAGGAGAAGCTTCGCTATCTGACCGAAGAACTCCAATTTGACGCGGCCATCGACTATCGATCGGAAAACTGGCAACAAGAGTTGAAACAAGCCTGCCCCGATGGGGTCGACGTCTATTTTGACAATGTAGGTGGCGAAGTCTCCGACGGGGTGATCCGCCTTATCAACCCGTTCGCCCGTATCCCCCTTTGCGGTCAAATCGCCCTGTACAACCTGGAGAAACCGGATCTGGGCCCCCGGATCCAACCCTTCCTCCTGGTAAATCGCGTATGGATGAAAGGATTTATCGTCAGCGACTACAGTCGTCGGTTCAAAGAAGGGCTGACTCAACTCGGTCAATGGGTCGCCCAGGGTAAGATCCGCTATCGAGAACAGATCGTGGACGGGTTGGAGAATGCCCCCGACGCCTTTCTCGGACTCTTTCGCGGGGAAAATATCGGGAAACAGTTGGTAAAGGTATCGGAGATTAAAAACGGTTGA
- a CDS encoding o-succinylbenzoate--CoA ligase, with translation MSNEMPHWLTKRAFLTPDREAVSDGRRSWSFWELKERARDVARRLARLGVGRGDRVAVLMDNHLDYAAWIHAISFLGAVAVPLNTRLAPAEWGWQVADAEAKVWVFDESLEERVCEADEAGWEAVRISRQEIASTSPAEVELVERICLTDPATMMYTSGTTGRPKGVILTYGNHWWNAMGSVLNLGLQEDKWLACVPLFHMSGLSILMRGVIYGMAVEIQAGFDPAEANRSIHERGVTIVSVVSNMAARMLDDLGEQTYPLSFRCLLLGGGPAPRPLLERCRDKGVPVFQTYGMTETASQAATLSPEGSLARLGSAGKPLFPGELTIRKGDQTLPPGEEGEIAVRAPYVTPGYWKRPDATREAIRDGWLYTGDIGYVDEQGFLYVLDRRSDLILSGGENVYPAEVEAVLLSHPAVAEAGVVGKTDARWGEVPVAFVVLRSEGGVDEQVLIRHCRERLARYKVPVQIIWTDALPRNASNKVLRRKLKAKLEQRMNEG, from the coding sequence ATGAGTAACGAAATGCCGCACTGGTTGACGAAGCGGGCGTTTCTTACCCCTGATCGGGAAGCCGTTTCCGACGGGAGGAGGAGCTGGAGCTTTTGGGAGCTGAAGGAGCGGGCACGGGATGTGGCCCGCCGGTTGGCCCGGTTGGGTGTGGGCCGGGGGGATCGGGTGGCCGTTCTGATGGACAACCATCTCGATTATGCCGCATGGATTCATGCGATTTCCTTCCTGGGTGCGGTGGCGGTTCCGCTCAATACCCGCCTCGCCCCGGCGGAATGGGGATGGCAAGTGGCGGATGCGGAAGCGAAGGTGTGGGTATTTGACGAGTCGCTGGAAGAACGGGTATGTGAAGCAGATGAAGCCGGTTGGGAGGCAGTACGGATCTCCCGCCAGGAAATAGCGTCGACTTCTCCGGCGGAAGTGGAGCTGGTGGAGCGAATTTGCCTAACCGATCCAGCCACCATGATGTACACCTCCGGTACCACCGGCCGCCCCAAGGGCGTTATCCTGACCTATGGCAACCACTGGTGGAATGCGATGGGCTCTGTCCTCAACCTGGGATTGCAGGAGGATAAGTGGTTGGCCTGCGTTCCCCTGTTTCATATGAGCGGTCTGTCCATTTTGATGCGCGGAGTGATCTACGGGATGGCGGTGGAAATACAGGCGGGTTTTGATCCGGCAGAAGCCAACCGGTCCATCCACGAGCGCGGAGTCACCATCGTATCCGTGGTGAGCAACATGGCGGCACGGATGTTGGATGATCTGGGGGAGCAGACGTATCCCCTTTCGTTTCGGTGTTTGCTGCTGGGCGGGGGGCCGGCCCCCCGCCCATTGCTGGAACGGTGCAGGGATAAGGGGGTGCCAGTCTTTCAAACTTACGGCATGACGGAGACGGCATCACAGGCGGCCACCCTGTCGCCGGAGGGCAGTTTGGCTAGGCTGGGATCGGCGGGTAAGCCGCTCTTTCCGGGAGAACTCACCATCCGCAAGGGGGATCAAACGTTGCCTCCCGGTGAAGAGGGGGAAATCGCCGTACGCGCCCCCTATGTTACTCCAGGGTATTGGAAGCGGCCGGATGCTACCCGGGAGGCCATTCGGGACGGGTGGTTATACACAGGGGACATCGGGTATGTGGATGAACAAGGATTTTTATATGTGCTGGACCGGCGCAGCGACCTCATCCTGTCGGGTGGAGAAAATGTCTACCCGGCTGAAGTGGAGGCGGTACTCTTATCCCACCCCGCTGTGGCGGAAGCGGGGGTGGTGGGAAAAACCGATGCCCGCTGGGGAGAAGTGCCGGTTGCGTTTGTCGTCCTCCGGAGCGAAGGGGGGGTGGACGAGCAAGTTTTGATCCGGCACTGCCGGGAACGGCTGGCCCGATACAAAGTGCCTGTCCAAATCATCTGGACGGATGCGCTGCCCCGCAATGCCTCCAATAAAGTGTTGCGGCGAAAGTTGAAAGCAAAATTGGAACAAAGGATGAACGAGGGATGA
- a CDS encoding DUF6875 domain-containing protein yields MKLDCKQGYTLDEVKLFLSHQEALKKAYDYVVNFAAKPHPERGKPGAVCPFLPKAIKLDTIWMAVVDKQTPNREEIIGDLEHYIEWFKHINPLTGEERRYKSLILIFPGIGENEAPTLIDSIHQMYKRHLVYHELMIGDFHALSTTPGLYNPTFYPLRSSVPMIAIRYLIEEDLPFLTQPFDPPEVRIQFLEGYLHSLGDTLSTHSRTTAESALAQARGERTKSSMK; encoded by the coding sequence ATGAAATTGGATTGTAAGCAAGGTTATACTCTGGATGAAGTGAAACTTTTTTTAAGTCACCAAGAAGCACTAAAAAAAGCCTATGACTATGTTGTCAACTTTGCTGCGAAACCTCATCCGGAAAGGGGCAAGCCTGGGGCCGTCTGCCCGTTTCTTCCCAAGGCGATAAAACTGGACACGATTTGGATGGCTGTCGTGGATAAACAGACGCCTAACCGAGAGGAGATCATAGGGGATTTGGAACATTATATCGAATGGTTTAAGCATATCAATCCCCTGACCGGGGAGGAGCGAAGATACAAATCCCTCATCCTGATTTTCCCCGGAATCGGAGAAAACGAGGCGCCAACGTTGATTGATTCCATACATCAAATGTACAAGCGGCACTTGGTTTACCATGAGCTGATGATCGGCGATTTTCATGCACTTAGTACCACTCCCGGTCTGTACAATCCAACCTTTTATCCGTTACGCAGTTCGGTTCCGATGATTGCCATTCGCTATCTGATCGAGGAAGATTTGCCATTCTTGACTCAACCGTTTGATCCGCCGGAAGTTCGCATACAATTTCTGGAGGGATACCTTCATTCCTTGGGAGACACACTCTCCACTCACAGTCGGACAACGGCGGAATCGGCATTGGCTCAAGCAAGAGGAGAACGAACAAAATCTTCCATGAAGTAA
- a CDS encoding N-acetyltransferase, with product MKWKVRPYHPATDEETIIRFHLELLREHYKLWSQITESDYDPDYWEQMMREKEVGRRWGEELAERVGQKHVYLRVFTPPDDDHPIGYLYQDIRPDPHMFHPAGYINEIYLEPAYRGRGWSRAMLEDGEHWFRERGIATRQVFVTSNNLAAVKLYTSLGYRVADYRMMKAEDE from the coding sequence ATGAAGTGGAAGGTCAGGCCGTATCATCCTGCTACGGATGAGGAGACGATTATTCGGTTTCACTTGGAATTGTTGCGTGAACATTACAAACTCTGGTCACAGATTACCGAGTCAGATTATGATCCCGATTACTGGGAGCAGATGATGCGGGAAAAAGAGGTGGGCCGCCGCTGGGGAGAGGAGCTGGCGGAACGCGTCGGGCAAAAGCATGTCTATCTGCGTGTATTTACACCACCGGATGATGACCATCCGATCGGTTATCTCTATCAGGACATTCGACCGGACCCCCATATGTTTCATCCCGCAGGATATATCAACGAGATCTACCTGGAGCCCGCCTATCGGGGCCGCGGCTGGTCCCGGGCGATGCTGGAAGATGGGGAGCATTGGTTTCGCGAGCGCGGGATTGCCACCCGTCAGGTGTTCGTCACCAGCAACAACCTGGCCGCTGTCAAGCTCTACACTTCTCTCGGTTATCGCGTGGCAGACTATCGGATGATGAAAGCGGAAGATGAATAG
- the chrA gene encoding chromate efflux transporter, with the protein MENKRVQGSAWEVLRVATRLGFTSFGGPIAHLGYFREEYVNRRKWLDEKTYADLVALCQFLPGPASSQVGIAVGLLRAGLPGAVASWIGFTLPSVLALVWFAFALREGQLETAGWLKGLMIVAVAVVAQAVWGMAKSLAPDRPRGTIALLAAIAALLFPVAGAQVGIIVAAGLIGWWFLPRTVPPNRVPVHTGLGRRAAIICWGLFFGLLLFLPLLAQWNGHPWIALFDGFYRAGSLVFGGGHVVLPLLQSVVVPAGWVDNEAFLAGYGAAQAVPGPLFTFAAYLGMVAEGWGGALIATLAIFLPSFLLVIGALPFWDVIRRRPAFHAAFAGVNAAVVGILLAALFDPVFTKAIDSPLDFSLALIAFGLLMVWKQPPWVVVLIAAAGGWVIGT; encoded by the coding sequence TTGGAGAACAAACGGGTACAAGGGTCTGCTTGGGAAGTGCTCCGGGTGGCGACCCGGTTGGGATTTACCTCTTTCGGGGGGCCGATTGCCCATCTGGGGTATTTCCGCGAAGAGTATGTGAATCGTCGCAAGTGGTTGGATGAAAAGACATATGCCGATTTGGTGGCACTGTGTCAGTTTCTCCCCGGTCCCGCCAGCAGCCAGGTGGGGATCGCCGTCGGATTGCTGCGGGCGGGGCTGCCGGGGGCGGTCGCTTCCTGGATCGGTTTTACGTTGCCGTCAGTGCTGGCGTTGGTTTGGTTTGCGTTTGCGCTTCGGGAGGGGCAATTGGAAACCGCCGGTTGGCTCAAGGGTTTGATGATCGTCGCAGTCGCCGTGGTTGCCCAGGCGGTGTGGGGGATGGCCAAGAGTCTGGCTCCGGATCGCCCCCGTGGAACGATTGCGCTGTTAGCCGCGATTGCCGCTCTCCTGTTTCCCGTTGCGGGGGCCCAGGTGGGGATCATCGTGGCCGCGGGGCTGATCGGTTGGTGGTTTTTGCCGCGGACGGTTCCTCCCAACCGCGTTCCCGTCCATACGGGACTGGGCCGACGGGCTGCGATCATTTGCTGGGGTTTGTTTTTCGGTCTGTTGCTGTTTTTGCCTTTGTTGGCCCAGTGGAACGGCCATCCCTGGATCGCCTTGTTTGACGGGTTTTACCGGGCGGGTTCCCTGGTTTTCGGTGGGGGACATGTGGTGCTGCCCTTGCTTCAATCGGTGGTGGTTCCTGCGGGCTGGGTCGACAACGAGGCCTTTCTGGCCGGTTACGGAGCCGCCCAGGCTGTTCCAGGGCCGTTGTTCACCTTTGCTGCGTATCTGGGGATGGTGGCGGAGGGATGGGGCGGTGCCTTGATCGCCACCCTGGCCATCTTTTTACCTTCGTTTTTGCTGGTGATTGGAGCGCTTCCCTTTTGGGACGTCATCCGTCGCCGTCCCGCCTTCCACGCCGCTTTTGCCGGTGTCAACGCCGCCGTTGTCGGGATTTTACTCGCCGCTCTGTTTGACCCCGTCTTTACCAAAGCGATCGACTCACCGCTTGATTTCAGCCTGGCGCTGATTGCGTTCGGGTTATTGATGGTATGGAAGCAGCCGCCTTGGGTGGTGGTGTTGATCGCCGCCGCGGGAGGATGGGTGATTGGAACATAA
- a CDS encoding aromatic ring-hydroxylating oxygenase subunit alpha: protein MLSEKGSCKTIRCPFHSWTYALDGRLLGAPGTEKIHHFDKQEFSLDEVHCIDYHGLIFVHLQEEPVLPETFFGDFGERVVLPYQLKQMKAVKEKDYVLQSNWKFYVEVDMETLHTPNIHKESIGDQPVDWERTKGSWISVYHRSDETVALHPGERNKGFPYIEGLTGKAAAGTSFSIVYPGFFIVTTVDAMWWIHKVPEGPERTRVHVGYCFPEKTVNRDDFDSKAAKYYQRWDQVIQEDDWITEFQQSSIRSSRPGRYSHREIVVYALDN, encoded by the coding sequence TTGTTATCGGAAAAAGGGAGTTGCAAAACCATCCGCTGTCCGTTCCATAGCTGGACGTATGCGTTGGATGGTCGGTTGCTGGGAGCCCCTGGAACGGAAAAGATTCATCATTTCGATAAACAGGAGTTTTCCTTGGACGAGGTGCACTGTATCGACTACCATGGTTTGATCTTTGTCCATTTACAGGAGGAACCGGTTCTTCCGGAGACGTTTTTTGGGGACTTTGGAGAGCGGGTGGTGCTTCCCTATCAGTTGAAGCAGATGAAAGCGGTAAAGGAAAAAGATTATGTGTTACAGTCAAACTGGAAATTTTATGTGGAAGTGGATATGGAGACGTTACACACACCCAACATTCACAAAGAATCGATTGGGGATCAGCCGGTTGATTGGGAACGGACCAAAGGGAGTTGGATCTCGGTTTACCATCGTTCCGATGAGACGGTTGCCTTACATCCGGGTGAAAGGAACAAGGGGTTTCCTTATATCGAAGGTTTGACCGGGAAGGCGGCGGCAGGAACTTCTTTTTCCATCGTATATCCCGGATTTTTCATTGTGACCACAGTAGATGCGATGTGGTGGATCCATAAAGTTCCGGAAGGGCCTGAACGGACAAGAGTCCATGTAGGTTATTGTTTTCCAGAAAAAACCGTGAATCGAGATGATTTCGATAGCAAGGCCGCGAAATATTACCAGCGGTGGGATCAGGTCATACAGGAAGATGATTGGATAACGGAATTTCAGCAATCCAGTATCCGTTCCAGTCGTCCGGGAAGATATTCGCACCGGGAAATCGTAGTGTATGCGTTGGACAATTAG